One window from the genome of Daphnia pulex isolate KAP4 chromosome 9, ASM2113471v1 encodes:
- the LOC124202251 gene encoding mucin-17-like, with amino-acid sequence MIRREGGVGGGTGRGTTLAALVALMLLAGLTHYTVTAAPWESEPESGCYYMFQHYSEGDRIITNEPCLNCTCHDSMLMCFLKVCPFAKPIGQDCQIEKRPDQCCPIITCPELPVPIMSMNMTLPGMGSISGGGSGSSAPSSSPSGGGIATAVTTTFRPPQTVVTPSGSVNLADTEGCLIDGQFYGDGAQVPSDPAKPCDLCYCIRNHTACVMQECVLQVEGCSPVLLDGVCCPVRYDCDATNLTSSTTPIPSGGQFGCVLDGQSYSDGDFVPSSNPCDYCYCMHGDIVCAVQDCAHPLEFFSNTCKQVPKTSPTQCCPTYECGAPPAITVVPTLPGLEEEVTTLSSATESGVQEGSAASSTQGSTTSTSEGSTTTAAEGSSTTSATDGSSAAAPEQGPSTPAVAEENTEEIGSSSAATAAPPTIPEEVKTTPLDSSNEGTEAPAVSFETTSSASSSSAQPEGGDLVTDGVSSSSSSTSEPETETDEGSGSSTDAGSVSSVSSESSESAPSTTEKPSQVVPADATPVPEIQPSTPSAEESTDASVSAVSPAVTPAVTEGEIVQPATTLSPESELTDGNDFNVVVISSQKPSVPATTPSSESHVTESETSTDAEVVPDATTASPAIHLSSTSASPSDSQTDDSASSTDASVPAVSPTSESQATESESSTDADDVDTTASSVTTGVPAGIEGQSTTTVSPTESEDDEKEPSSTDTSIPAVSIPSEAQTTDADVVDTTTFSTTTWFPTGTGHFQHSSTTPEAQTTDADVVDTTTFSTTTWFPTGTGHFHHTSTTVASTEAEDQTDSSSTDASGTSDVTSTPSSLDISSGFTSEPLVTESAVTSSPSTEAEGSDEVTEKPEEVETPEGTEKPDETDNVTESEVSSSSASSTDVSAPSGETSTDASPTSSESSSDASPTSSESSTDASPVSSESSTDASPVSSESLTDSAQTSSESSTDASPVSGEPSTDSGPVSSESSTDASPVSSESLTDSAQTSSESSTDSSPVSSGPSTDASPVSSESSTDAGPVSSESSTDASPVSSESLTDSAQSSSESSTDSSPVSSESSTDAGPVSGEPSTDSFPVSGEPSTDAGPVSSESSTDAGPVSSESSTDASPVSSESLTDSAQTSSESSTDSSPVSSGSSTDASPVSSESSTDAGPTSSESSTDSEVATEDSSDSQSPSSTQGSTVSSSSASTPEVEEPSSTTDSVESEASTSSVTEAPANHHTVPEIAASTLETEAPSTGDETFTTPSSDISSIPGEGSCLLNNVTYSNGADVPVPSPCQQSCSCESSIIRCVIVECEEKPNHMPNCRPVFSPDKCCPVFECDDEEDLVTTVIPESSSSSSVTESSGNQVDSATDGASSAEEGSGQEVTDEPTSGSLKPSTESGSPSTEDDSTDLPSASTTAEPVAVTDAELVSSSAGSVDASTSTTSSPAVTESETESSEDGSSTDSAPVSSTEDTSSSSAAGSDSSSKPEPVATEATPAESTEAPEVQTDKPEESSTEESSASVDPAATTQSSEIPSGSQVSVEPTSAPGTGSPSSSEAAGSVSTDSPSTELVSSTETSEEEIQTEPPVTASPTIELSGPSTGSPTSGESDASAQTPSSTSAPESTETISETGGDSGSTESSTDGSVVSVSTSQAGSLVTSSPDTESSSGSEGSSSSAEPATETSEVSGSVSESGAGSSTTESSAGTDTGAFTTSEPSGTEVSSAGESEGSTETSQSSTAGTQPETTPESAAPLETTSAPSAVSTESPSAATDSGVIPDEATSTREPSTTTTEGIPVGSETEAPSTAHPGSSTADPSTTLGSIVGSEATVSLPTATEDSQASVTGVESDVSSTSQSSSGSTEASTSSGDAGASPEPTVDVGDVSSTSSESAGVTDPTDILISDSSKPPRPTLSVGSTRPTVAPNLPTEASSAATEAPSSFTTGAETGSQAPSDQLTTSPAPSDAITTSSAPSDPVTTSPASSEPITTSAVPSEPVTTSPASSEPITTSAAPSEPVTTSPAPSDPVTTSPASSEPVTTSAAPSDPVTTSSAPSEPVSTSAAPSVESSPTVSEIPLSTSSVDSSNLELSSPATSPATPEEVEEPEIAPGACLFDGKVYVSAQQIPRDDHCDFCFCFRGDIICLQQSCPPPIPGCLEETITGFCCPRYECPVRQVTHNVTWHSADHRNNNPTGLGGLASIPQGFNVEFSDSVQDGDQVEVEGCEIKGDFYRFGELVGPASGPCLECRCGKGGMMECDPRECQPEPTLRKVMALAATRRRRHVDADGLVWIGGKPRRH; translated from the exons ATGATTCGCCGAGAAGGAGGAGTCGGTGGAGGAACAGGAAGAGGAACGACGCTTGCGGCCCTGGTAGCCCTGATGCTCCTGGCTGGACTGACCCATTACACAGTCACTGCCG CTCCATGGGAATCGGAACCGGAATCAG GATGTTACTACATGTTCCAGCACTACAGCGAAGGTGACCGTATCATCACCAACGAGCCTTGCCTCAACTGCACCTGTCACGACTCGATGCTCATGTGCTTCCTCAAGGTCTGCCCGTTCGCCAAGCCCATCGGCCAGGACTGCCAGATCGAAAAGCGGCCCGATCAGTGCTGCCCCATCATTACCTGCCCAGAAC TTCCGGTGCCCATTATGAGCATGAACATGACCTTGCCGGGAATGGGCAGCATCtccggcggcggcagcggttCATCCGCCCCGTCATCATCGCCTTCTGGCGGCGGCATCGCAACGGCCGTGACGACGACATTTCGACCTCCGCAAACGGTGGTGACGCCATCCGGAAGCGTCAACCTGGCCGACACGGAGGGCTGTCTGATTGACGGCCAATTTTACGGCGACGGAGCCCAGGTCCCATCCGATCCGGCCAAGCCTTGCGACCTCTGCTACTGCATCCGCAACCACACAGCCTGCGTCATGCAGGAGTGCGTCCTCCAGGTTGAAGGCTGCTCGCCCGTCTTGCTGGACGGCGTCTGCTGCCCGGTCCGCTACGACTGCGACGCTACCAACTTGACCAGCTCGACGACGCCCATCCCCAGCGGCGGACAGTTTGGCTGCGTACTAGACGGCCAGTCGTACAGCGACGGCGACTTTGTCCCATCCAGCAACCCCTGCGACTATTGCTACTGCATGCACGGCGACATAGTCTGCGCCGTCCAGGATTGCGCCCATCCGCTGGAATTCTTCTCCAACACGTGCAAGCAGGTGCCCAAGACCAGCCCGACTCAATGCTGCCCGACTTACGAGTGCGGAGCCCCACCGGCCATCACGGTCGTGCCCACTCTGCCCGGATTGGAGGAGGAAGTGACCACTTTGTCTTCCGCCACGGAGAGCGGAGTtcaagagggttcagccgcaTCCAGCACTCAGGGTTCAACCACATCCACCTCAGAAGGTTCAACTACAACCGCCGCAGAAGGTTCATCAACCACATCCGCCACGGATGGTTCTAGCGCTGCAGCTCCCGAACAAGGCCCATCCACTCCAGCGGTGGCTGAAGAAAATACGGAAGAAATCGGCTCATCCAGCGCTGCTACTGCGGCTCCACCGACCATTCCGGAAGAAGTGAAAACCACTCCGTTGGACAGCAGCAACGAAGGCACTGAGGCACCGGCCGTTTCGTTCGAGACTACCTCTTCCGCTTCCAGCTCATCCGCTCAGCCGGAAGGAGGCGACTTGGTCACCGATGGAGTTAGCTCCTCATCGTCTTCCACTTCCGAACCCGAAACTGAAACTGACGAAGGTTCTGGTAGCTCAACTGATGCCGGAAGCGTTTCTTCCGTCTCGTCGGAATCTTCCGAATCGGCGCCATCCACAACTGAAAAGCCCAGCCAAGTCGTTCCGGCCGATGCCACTCCCGTACCTGAAATTCAGCCGTCGACTCCATCCGCAGAGGAATCCACCGACGCTTCCGTCTCCGCCGTTTCTCCGGCTGTTACTCCGGCCGTCACCGAAGGCGAAATCGTCCAACCAGCCACTACGCTCTCGCCGGAATCGGAGCTGACCGACGGTAACGACTTCAACGTGGTCGTCATCTCCTCGCAGAAACCTTCCGTTCCGGCCACCACACCCTCATCCGAATCTCACGTGACGGAATCCGAAACTTCCACGGATGCCGAAGTTGTTCCGGACGCAACCACCGCCTCTCCCGCCATCCATTTGTCGTCCACTTCGGCCTCGCCCAGTGACAGCCAAACCGACGACTCGGCATCCAGCACGGATGCTTCCGTTCCGGCCGTCTCGCCGACCTCCGAATCTCAGGCCACGGAATCTGAATCTTCCACCGATGCGGATGATGTTGACACCACGGCTTCCTCTGTTACCACTGGAGTTCCCGCCGGAATTGAGGGCCAGTCTACGACTACGGTTTCACCCACTGAAAGCGAAGATGATGAGAAGGAACCGTCCAGTACCGACACTTCCATTCCGGCCGTTTCAATCCCTTCCGAAGCCCAGACCACTGATGCGGATGTTGTTGATACAACGACGTTCTCGACTACCACATGGTTCCCCACCGGAACTGGCCATTTCCAACATTCGTCGACCACTCCCGAAGCTCAGACCACCGATGCGGATGTTGTTGATACGACAACTTTCTCGACGACCACTTGGTTCCCCACCGGAACTGGCCACTTCCACCATACATCGACTACGGTTGCATCCACAGAAGCTGAAGATCAAACGGATTCTTCCAGCACGGACGCTTCCGGGACCTCGGATGTAACTTCAACCCCTTCTTCGCTAGATATCTCATCCGGATTCACATCTGAGCCCCTTGTCACCGAGTCCGCCGTCACCAGCTCACCGTCCACCGAAGCCGAAGGAAGTGACGAAGTAACCGAAAAACCGGAAGAAGTTGAAACACCGGAAGGAACCGAGAAACCAGATGAAACCGATAACGTCACTGAATCCGAAGTATCAtcttcttccgcttcttcCACTGATGTCAGCGCCCCATCCGGCGAAACTTCGACCGACGCCAGCCCAACATCCAGTGAATCGTCGTCCGACGCAAGTCCGACATCCAGCGAATCCTCGACCGATGCCAGCCCAGTATCCAGCGAATCTTCGACTGACGCCAGCCCAGTATCCAGCGAATCCTTGACAGACTCCGCCCAAACATCCAGTGAATCCTCGACGGACGCTAGTCCAGTATCCGGTGAACCATCGACCGACTCCGGCCCAGTATCCAGTGAATCTTCGACTGACGCCAGCCCAGTATCCAGTGAATCCTTGACAGACTCCGCCCAAACATCCAGCGAATCCTCAACGGATTCCAGCCCAGTATCCAGCGGACCTTCAACCGACGCCAGTCCAGTATCCAGTGAATCCTCGACTGACGCCGGCCCAGTATCCAGCGAATCCTCGACTGACGCCAGCCCAGTATCCAGTGAATCCTTGACAGACTCCGCCCAATCATCCAGCGAATCCTCAACGGATTCCAGCCCAGTATCCAGTGAATCCTCGACTGACGCCGGCCCAGTATCCGGTGAACCATCGACCGACTCCTTCCCAGTATCTGGTGAACCATCGACTGACGCCGGCCCAGTATCCAGCGAATCCTCGACTGACGCCGGCCCAGTATCCAGCGAATCCTCGACTGACGCCAGCCCAGTATCCAGTGAATCCTTGACAGATTCCGCCCAAACATCCAGCGAATCCTCAACGGATTCCAGCCCAGTATCCAGCGGATCTTCAACCGACGCCAGTCCAGTATCCAGTGAATCCTCGACTGACGCCGGCCCAACATCCAGCGAATCGTCTACCGACAGCGAAGTTGCAACTGAAGATTCTAGCGACAGCCAATCTCCATCCAGCACCCAAGGATCTACAGTTTCCTCTAGCTCCGCCTCTACTCCGGAAGTGGAAGAACCATCATCCACCACCGATTCCGTCGAGTCGGAGGCTTCAACTTCTTCCGTCACCGAAGCTCCGGCCAATCACCACACGGTGCCCGAGATCGCCGCCTCCACATTGGAGACGGAAGCGCCCAGCACCGGCGACGAGACTTTCACCACCCCGTCGTCGGACATCAGCTCAATTCCGGGCGAGGGCAGTTGCTTGTTGAACAACGTCACCTACTCGAACGGAGCCGACGTTCCAGTGCCCAGCCCATGCCAGCAATCCTGCAGCTGCGAGTCATCCATCATCCGCTGCGTCATTGTCGAGTGCGAGGAGAAACCCAACCACATGCCAAACTGCCGGCCCGTCTTCTCTCCCGACAAGTGCTGCCCAGTGTTCGAATGCGACGACGAGGAGGATTTGGTCACCACCGTCATTCCGGAATCGTCATCATCCAGCTCGGTCACGGAATCTAGCGGAAATCAAGTCGATTCGGCCACCGATGGAGCGTCGTCTGCTGAGGAAGGATCAGGACAAGAAGTTACCGATGAACCTACTTCCGGCTCGTTGAAACCATCGACGGAATCCGGATCGCCATCCACTGAAGATGACTCGACCGACCTGCCATCCGCTTCGACCACTGCCGAACCAGTTGCCGTCACTGACGCCGAATTGGTTTCTTCATCCGCTGGATCGGTCGATGCTTCTACTTCTACCACCTCGTCGCCAGCCGTCACTGAATCCGAAACGGAATCGTCGGAAGACGGAAGCTCAACGGATTCGGCTCCAGTATCCAGCACGGAAGACACTAGCTCATCCTCAGCCGCCGGATCGGATTCTTCCAGCAAACCCGAACCAGTCGCCACTGAAGCCACTCCAGCGGAAAGCACCGAAGCGCCGGAAGTGCAAACTGATAAACCCGAGGAATCGTCGACGGAAGAATCCAGCGCCTCTGTCGATCCAGCCGCCACGACTCAATCATCTGAAATTCCTTCCGGCTCTCAGGTATCCGTCGAGCCTACTTCCGCACCAGGAACTGGATCGCCTTCATCATCCGAAGCTGCCGGATCTGTGAGCACAGACTCTCCATCGACGGAATTGGTTTCCAGCACTGAAACATCCGAAGAAGAAATCCAGACGGAACCACCCGTAACCGCCAGTCCCACCATCGAATTGAGCGGCCCATCCACTGGATCTCCGACGTCCGGTGAAAGTGATGCATCCGCTCAGACTCCCAGCTCAACATCCGCACCGGAATCTACTGAAACGATCAGCGAAACGGGTGGAGATTCAGGATCGACTGAATCCTCGACCGACGGGTCTGTCGTTTCCGTCTCCACTTCCCAAGCTGGATCACTTGTCACCTCATCTCCTGACACCGAAAGCAGCAGCGGATCTGAAGGATCATCCTCCTCTGCGGAACCCGCCACTGAGACCTCTGAAGTTTCAGGATCAGTTTCCGAGTCTGGCGCCGGATCGTCGACTACCGAATCTTCTGCCGGAACCGATACTGGAGCATTCACCACATCTGAACCTTCCGGAACGGAAGTATCATCCGCTGGAGAATCTGAAGGATCCACCGAAACATCTCAATCCTCTACTGCTGGAACTCAACCCGAAACGACACCTGAATCCGCCGCTCCGCTAGAAACCACTTCAGCGCCCTCGGCTGTTTCAACCGAATCACCTTCCGCCGCAACAGATTCCGGAGTGATTCCGGATGAAGCAACTTCAACCAGAGAGCcttccacaacaacaactgaagGAATTCCTGTAGGATCTGAAACTGAAGCCCCTTCAACAGCCCATCCTGGCAGTTCAACAGCTGATCCATCGACCACGCTAGGTTCGATCGTAGGATCGGAAGCGACCGTATCTTTACCAACCGCAACGGAAGATTCCCAAGCTTCTGTCACTGGAGTAGAGTCTGACGTCTCCTCGACTTCTCAATCATCTTCAGGATCGACTGAGGCCTCAACATCTTCCGGAGATGCTGGAGCTTCGCCGGAACCCACTGTTGATGTCGGAGATGTGTCTTCCACTTCGTCGGAATCCGCTGGAGTGACCGACCCCACCGATATTCTCATTTCCGATTCCAGTAAACCACCCAGGCCGACCCTGTCAGTTGGATCCACCAGACCGACTGTAGCACCAAACCTCCCCACGGAAGCTTCATCCGCCGCAACAGAAGCCCCCTCATCATTCACAACTGGAGCTGAAACCGGATCTCAAGCGCCTTCCGATCAGCTCACCACGAGTCCAGCGCCTTCCGACGCCATCACCACAAGCTCAGCACCTTCTGATCCGGTCACTACGAGTCCAGCATCGTCTGAACCGATCACCACCAGTGCAGTACCTTCTGAGCCCGTCACTACGAGTCCAGCATCATCCGAGCCGATCACCACCAGTGCAGCACCTTCTGAGCCAGTCACTACAAGCCCAGCACCTTCCGATCCCGTCACTACGAGTCCAGCATCGTCTGAGCCAGTCACCACCAGTGCAGCACCTTCCGATCCAGTCACAACCAGTTCAGCACCTTCCGAGCCAGTCAGCACCAGTGCAGCACCTTCCGTCGAATCCAGCCCAACAGTTTCTGAAATTCCGTTGAGCACCAGCAGCGTCGACTCCAGCAATTTGGAATTGTCATCACCCGCCACTTCTCCGGCCACTCCGGAAGAAGTCGAAGAGCCGGAAATCGCTCCAGGCGCTTGCCTCTTTGACGGCAAAGTCTACGTCTCTGCCCAACAGATCCCCCGCGACGACCACTGCGACTTCTGCTTCTGCTTCCGCGGCGACATCATCTGCCTCCAGCAATCCTGTCCGCCGCCCATTCCCGGCTGCCTGGAAGAGACCATCACCGGTTTCTGCTGCCCGCGCTACGAGTGCCCCGTCCGTCAAGTGACGCACAACGTCACCTGGCACTCGGCCGATcaccgcaacaacaacccaaccgGACTCGGCGGACTGGCCAGCATTCCGCAAGGATTCAACGTCGAGTTCAGCGATTCCGTCCAGGACGGCGATCAAGTCGAAGTGGAAGGATGTGAAATCAAGGGCGATTTCTACCGGTTTGGTGAGCTCGTCGGACCCGCTTCCGGCCCCTGCCTCGAGTGCCG ATGCGGCAAAGGCGGAATGATGGAGTGCGATCCGCGGGAGTGCCAGCCGGAGCCAACGCTGAGAAAAGTCATGGCCTTGGCGGCCACCCGCCGTCGCCGACACGTTGACGCCGACGGCCTCGTTTGGATCGGTGGCAAACCGAGAAGGCATTGA
- the LOC124202257 gene encoding aarF domain-containing kinase 1-like isoform X2, with translation MMQKKRILNTGVALTGASLGAFYHREIQDCSTGVFRFAKTATTVAKILIDYKRTIYSKTIDVSSKEYPKIRSDVHLRSAQRLLKLCEEQGGAFIKVGQHLGALDYLIPAEYVSTMKVLHNQAPQSTYEEVLKVIKEDLKCEPTSVFRTIEKIPLGTASLAQVHKAELNDGTVVAVKVQHPLVKSCSTIDIKSMEILLNFSSWVFPDLKLDWLVRETKKTLPFELNFLLEGKNSEKTAALMKHLPWLNIPKVFWDYSTSRVLTMEYCGGYEIAALGQGKRAEFEPFKKQISQKITQMYSDMIFLHGYVHCDPHHGNLKIELTDKKQIVIHLLDHGLYAQLPCEFRENYAKFWMSIIHANVQEMQEHSEKLGVKELYSYFACMVAGRSMTSVLGGKVKKTKTSEEEKQIKVDASVYLVTDKF, from the exons AtgatgcaaaagaaaagaattttgaatacAGGAGTAGCTTTAACAGGTGCTTCGCTGGGTGCCTTTTACCACAGGGAGATCCAAGATTGCTCAACTGGTGTTTTTCGATTTGCCAAAACAGCCACAACG gtGGCTAAAATACTGATAGATTACAAAAGGACAATCTATTCAAAAACAATAGATGTCTCCTCTAAAGAATATCCAAAAATCAGAAGTGAT GTTCATCTCAGGTCAGCACAACGGTTGCTCAAATTATGTGAGGAACAAGGAGGAGCATTCATCAAAGTAGGCCAGCATCTTGGGGCTCTTGATTATTTGATTCCTGCTGAATATGTCAGCACAATGAAGGTCCTTCACAATCAAGCACCTCAATCTACTTATGAAGAAGTTTTAAAAGTGATAAAAGAGGACCTTAAATGTGAG CCCACATCAGTTTTCCGAACCATTGAGAAAATTCCGCTTGGTACAGCTTCACTTGCTCAGGTCCATAAAGCTGAGTTGAATGACGGAACAGTGGTGGCTGTTAAAGTGCAGCATCCCTTAGTCAAAAGTTGTTCCACAATTGATATTAAATCTATGGAG atcttgttgaatttttcgtCTTGGGTCTTCCCCGATTTGAAACTTGATTGGCTAGTTAGGGAAACTAAGAAAACTCTAccttttgaattaaatttcctgctggaagggaaaaattccgaaaaaacTGCAGCACTGATGAAGCACCTACCGTGGCTCAAT ATACCAAAAGTATTTTGGGATTATTCTACATCAAGAGTTTTAACCATGGAATATTGTGGGGGTTACGAAATCGCTGCTTTGGGACAAGGGAAACGAGCGGAATTTGAaccctttaaaaaacaaatttcccagAAAATCACGCAAATGTATTCGGATATGATTTTCCTTCACGGGTATGTTCATTGTGATCCACATCATG GAAACTTGAAGATCGAACTAACCGATAAAAAACAGATTGTAATTCATTTACTGGATCATGGACTTTACGCA cAATTGCCGTGTGAGTTCAGGGAGAATTATGCCAAGTTTTGGATGTCGATTATTCATGCAAATGTCCAAGAAATGCAAGAACATTCGGAGAAGCTAGGCGTTAAAGAATTGTATTCCTATTTTGCATGCATGGTTGCGGGTCGTTCCATGACCTCAGTTTTGGgaggaaaagttaaaaaaacgaaaacaagcgaagaagaaaagcaaattAAAGTTGATGCCTCTGTATATTTGGTGACTGATAAATTTT AA
- the LOC124202257 gene encoding aarF domain-containing kinase 1-like isoform X1, giving the protein MMQKKRILNTGVALTGASLGAFYHREIQDCSTGVFRFAKTATTVAKILIDYKRTIYSKTIDVSSKEYPKIRSDVHLRSAQRLLKLCEEQGGAFIKVGQHLGALDYLIPAEYVSTMKVLHNQAPQSTYEEVLKVIKEDLKCEPTSVFRTIEKIPLGTASLAQVHKAELNDGTVVAVKVQHPLVKSCSTIDIKSMEILLNFSSWVFPDLKLDWLVRETKKTLPFELNFLLEGKNSEKTAALMKHLPWLNIPKVFWDYSTSRVLTMEYCGGYEIAALGQGKRAEFEPFKKQISQKITQMYSDMIFLHGYVHCDPHHGNLKIELTDKKQIVIHLLDHGLYAQLPCEFRENYAKFWMSIIHANVQEMQEHSEKLGVKELYSYFACMVAGRSMTSVLGGKVKKTKTSEEEKQIKVDASVYLNEIMEVLHQVPSEMLFILKTNDLLRGLNSTLGVNDNINSFATMSRSCANANFIKEYQKCKSLPHKLRVVMSHYVAYFKITTYEIFLWWASLLNLY; this is encoded by the exons AtgatgcaaaagaaaagaattttgaatacAGGAGTAGCTTTAACAGGTGCTTCGCTGGGTGCCTTTTACCACAGGGAGATCCAAGATTGCTCAACTGGTGTTTTTCGATTTGCCAAAACAGCCACAACG gtGGCTAAAATACTGATAGATTACAAAAGGACAATCTATTCAAAAACAATAGATGTCTCCTCTAAAGAATATCCAAAAATCAGAAGTGAT GTTCATCTCAGGTCAGCACAACGGTTGCTCAAATTATGTGAGGAACAAGGAGGAGCATTCATCAAAGTAGGCCAGCATCTTGGGGCTCTTGATTATTTGATTCCTGCTGAATATGTCAGCACAATGAAGGTCCTTCACAATCAAGCACCTCAATCTACTTATGAAGAAGTTTTAAAAGTGATAAAAGAGGACCTTAAATGTGAG CCCACATCAGTTTTCCGAACCATTGAGAAAATTCCGCTTGGTACAGCTTCACTTGCTCAGGTCCATAAAGCTGAGTTGAATGACGGAACAGTGGTGGCTGTTAAAGTGCAGCATCCCTTAGTCAAAAGTTGTTCCACAATTGATATTAAATCTATGGAG atcttgttgaatttttcgtCTTGGGTCTTCCCCGATTTGAAACTTGATTGGCTAGTTAGGGAAACTAAGAAAACTCTAccttttgaattaaatttcctgctggaagggaaaaattccgaaaaaacTGCAGCACTGATGAAGCACCTACCGTGGCTCAAT ATACCAAAAGTATTTTGGGATTATTCTACATCAAGAGTTTTAACCATGGAATATTGTGGGGGTTACGAAATCGCTGCTTTGGGACAAGGGAAACGAGCGGAATTTGAaccctttaaaaaacaaatttcccagAAAATCACGCAAATGTATTCGGATATGATTTTCCTTCACGGGTATGTTCATTGTGATCCACATCATG GAAACTTGAAGATCGAACTAACCGATAAAAAACAGATTGTAATTCATTTACTGGATCATGGACTTTACGCA cAATTGCCGTGTGAGTTCAGGGAGAATTATGCCAAGTTTTGGATGTCGATTATTCATGCAAATGTCCAAGAAATGCAAGAACATTCGGAGAAGCTAGGCGTTAAAGAATTGTATTCCTATTTTGCATGCATGGTTGCGGGTCGTTCCATGACCTCAGTTTTGGgaggaaaagttaaaaaaacgaaaacaagcgaagaagaaaagcaaattAAAGTTGATGCCTCTGTATATTTG AATGAAATTATGGAAGTGCTTCACCAAGTGCCTAGCGAAATGCTTTTTATTCTCAAGACCAACGACTTGCTCCGGGGTCTAAATAGTACTCTTGGCGTCAACGACAACATCAACAGCTTTGCAACTATGTCAAGATCCTGTGCTAATGCCAACTTCATCAAAGAATACCAGAAGTGCAAGTCTCTTCCGCACAAATTGCGCGTCGTCATGTCTCATTACGTCGCTTACTTTAAAATTACTACTTACGAGATCTTTTTGTGGTGGGCTTCATTGTTGAATCTATATTAG
- the LOC124202260 gene encoding solute carrier family 35 member G1-like, with amino-acid sequence MAQRFRHTEMMELESPTESESRLTAEEAPPSSNSGGIKRLGSIPHLGIIMAIASSFFFSLSSLIVKLVPDVHPVALATYRFAGILLPSIPIVIRRSEDPFPKGKRWLLLLRAFLGTTSLMSQFYALRHMPLADASVIIFSVPVFVAIFARIFLKEECGLFHVANIFLTLCGCILIARPPFLFGRMDALPLPEDGSVYDNAFWGAVAALCGTLFAANVYVVIRSLKGLHFSVIMSSFGAFAILQTFMTTWAMNELCLPACGHDRWLMVLLAIFSFAGQILLTMALQHEQAGPVAIARSADVVFAFIWQVIFLNEIPGWISLIGALLVTTSVLLTGVRKWVEGLDNHDPLRQRLWFLQR; translated from the exons ATGGCCCAACGATTTCGTCACACCGAGATGATGGAACTGGAATCGCCCACCGAGTCGGAGTCCAGGTTAACGGCGGAAGAGGCTCCGCCGTCGTCCAATTCCGGCGGAATAAAGCGACTCGGCAGCATTCCCCACCTGGGAATCATCATGGCCATTGCGtcgagtttcttcttctcgctgAGCTCGCTGATCGTGAAACTGGTTCCGGATGTTCATCCGGTGGCATTGGCCACTTATCGCTTCGCCGGAATTCTCCTGCCGAGCATCCCCATCGTTATCCGGCGATCGGAGGACCCTTTCCCCAAAGGCAAACGGTGGCTCCTGCTCCTGCGGGCCTTTCTCGGCACGACCAGTTTGATGAGCCAATTCTACGCTCTGCGGCACATGCCGCTGGCCGACGCTTCCGTCATCATTTTCAGTGTCCCCGTGTTCGTGGCCATCTTCGCCCGCATCTTCCTCAAG GAGGAATGCGGACTATTCCATGTGGCCAATATCTTTCTGACGCTGTGCGGATGCATTTTGATTGCTCGTCCACCATTCCTTTTCGGTCGGATGGACGCTCTGCCATTACCAGAAGATGGCAGCGTTTACGACAACGCTTTCTGGGGCGCAGTGGCCGCCCTTTGTGGTACTCTCTTCGCTGCCAATGTCTACGTCGTCATTCGTTCACTCAAA GGACTCCATTTCTCGGTGATTATGTCGTCGTTTGGAGCTTTTGCCATCCTCCAGACTTTTATGACCACTTGGGCGATGAATGAACTTTGCCTGCCGGCCTGTGGCCACGACCGCTGGTTAATGGTTCTATTAGCCATTTTCAGTTTCGCCGGCCAGATCCTCCTGACCATGGCCCTCCAACACGAACAAGCCGGGCCTGTGGCTATCGCTCGCTCTGCAGATGTCGTCTTCGCGTTCATCTGGCAG GTGATATTTCTAAACGAAATTCCCGGATGGATTAGTTTGATTGGCGCCCTACTCGTCACCACGTCCGTCCTTTTGACGGGCGTACGCAAATGGGTCGAAGGGCTGGACAATCACGATCCACTCCGCCAACGTCTCTGGTTTCTCCAACGATGA